In Alteromonas mediterranea DE, a single genomic region encodes these proteins:
- the tsaE gene encoding tRNA (adenosine(37)-N6)-threonylcarbamoyltransferase complex ATPase subunit type 1 TsaE, with protein MSYPHTSFFANELDDTAQLAKDLAQAVSSQLPAHAVIYLNGDLGAGKTTFSRYFIQSLGHSGSVKSPTYTLVEPYELDDVNIYHFDLYRLADPEELEFMGIRDYFGSGAIALIEWSEKGGEYLATPDLVISINITPSGRQFSLDAKSVHGAKILQQCKRV; from the coding sequence ATGTCTTACCCGCACACCTCTTTTTTTGCTAATGAATTAGACGATACCGCGCAGCTTGCCAAAGACTTAGCGCAAGCCGTTTCAAGTCAACTCCCGGCTCACGCCGTTATTTACCTAAATGGCGATTTAGGTGCAGGTAAAACCACGTTTAGCCGCTATTTTATTCAATCTTTAGGTCATTCAGGCAGCGTTAAAAGTCCAACGTATACATTGGTTGAACCTTATGAGTTGGATGACGTCAATATTTATCACTTTGACCTATATCGCTTAGCCGACCCTGAAGAGCTCGAGTTTATGGGTATTAGAGACTATTTTGGTTCTGGTGCCATTGCGCTTATCGAATGGTCTGAAAAAGGCGGGGAATACTTGGCAACGCCTGACTTAGTGATTAGTATAAATATTACTCCATCTGGAAGGCAGTTCAGTCTGGACGCTAAAAGTGTACACGGTGCAAAGATACTCCAGCAGTGCAAGCGCGTATAG
- a CDS encoding bifunctional ADP-dependent NAD(P)H-hydrate dehydratase/NAD(P)H-hydrate epimerase — translation MLDTQLTSSLSYNLFRADQVRENEAQAAADSGCDMFTLMQRAGDVVFKQCLELMPNSDTYLVLVGQGNNAGDGYIAAINAKLAGKQVHLCAVEPQRTLEGDAGTAQQRWLDSGGSIDGFEPALLEKADVVIDALLGTGINSYIRNEFADVIDAVNASATPVVSVDVPSGLDANTGQSLGRCVQADVTVTFVGIKPGLVTGAGKQSCGKLVYADLGIGKAFQALAKASATMLNIEHFKGMGPRDINSHKGTYGRLLCIGGNRGTAGAIRLASEAALRSGAGMVRVYTHESSVVQVSAGRPELMVTDYNLEDALAWATCVVIGPGLGQDEWAETVFETTMKHCQSKNKPVVIDADALNLLCKQSTAYTLSDSILTPHSGEAARLLGVSIDDVESDRFNYARQCSQRYHAVCVLKGAGTLIDNEKKTWVCRHGNPGMATAGSGDVLSGILGALLAQGVETDIAAKYGVVLHAKAGDDIAQLYGQRGMIASDLFDAVRALINH, via the coding sequence ATGCTAGATACTCAATTAACGTCAAGTTTATCATACAATCTATTTCGGGCCGATCAGGTTAGAGAAAATGAAGCGCAAGCTGCTGCAGACTCTGGCTGCGATATGTTTACTTTGATGCAACGGGCAGGGGACGTAGTATTTAAGCAATGCTTAGAGCTGATGCCAAATTCGGATACCTATTTAGTATTGGTAGGCCAAGGAAACAACGCCGGAGACGGCTATATTGCAGCAATTAACGCCAAACTTGCGGGTAAGCAAGTTCATCTTTGTGCGGTAGAGCCACAGCGTACGCTTGAAGGGGATGCCGGTACGGCGCAGCAGCGCTGGCTTGACTCGGGAGGCAGTATTGATGGTTTCGAACCTGCTTTATTAGAAAAAGCGGATGTAGTGATAGACGCTCTTCTTGGCACGGGTATCAATAGTTATATCCGCAACGAATTTGCCGATGTTATTGATGCGGTGAACGCATCAGCAACCCCCGTTGTGAGTGTGGATGTGCCTTCTGGCTTAGATGCTAATACCGGGCAGAGTTTGGGCCGGTGTGTACAGGCTGATGTTACGGTGACCTTTGTAGGTATCAAGCCAGGGCTTGTCACAGGTGCAGGTAAACAGTCTTGCGGCAAGCTGGTTTATGCCGACTTGGGTATTGGCAAAGCGTTTCAGGCGCTTGCGAAGGCGAGTGCAACCATGCTCAACATTGAGCACTTCAAAGGCATGGGGCCGCGCGATATAAATAGCCACAAGGGAACCTACGGAAGACTATTGTGCATTGGTGGTAACCGCGGTACAGCAGGCGCTATCCGCCTAGCCAGTGAAGCGGCGTTGCGAAGTGGTGCGGGTATGGTTCGCGTGTATACCCATGAATCGTCGGTCGTTCAGGTTAGTGCAGGGCGCCCCGAGTTGATGGTGACTGACTATAATTTGGAAGATGCGCTCGCGTGGGCAACCTGTGTGGTTATCGGGCCAGGTTTAGGTCAAGATGAATGGGCTGAAACCGTCTTTGAAACCACAATGAAGCACTGTCAAAGCAAAAATAAGCCGGTTGTTATCGATGCCGACGCGTTAAATTTACTGTGTAAGCAGTCGACGGCTTATACATTGTCAGACAGTATCCTTACCCCTCATTCAGGTGAAGCCGCGCGCTTACTGGGTGTTTCTATCGATGACGTAGAAAGCGACCGGTTTAACTATGCAAGGCAGTGTTCACAGCGTTACCACGCCGTCTGCGTGCTAAAAGGGGCGGGTACGCTTATTGATAACGAAAAGAAAACCTGGGTTTGCCGTCATGGTAATCCGGGGATGGCTACCGCGGGAAGTGGAGATGTGTTAAGTGGCATTTTAGGGGCATTGCTCGCTCAAGGTGTAGAAACAGATATTGCTGCAAAATACGGCGTAGTGCTGCACGCGAAAGCGGGAGATGATATTGCCCAACTCTATGGTCAACGTGGTATGATAGCGAGCGATTTGTTTGACGCAGTACGTGCATTAATAAACCACTAG
- the queG gene encoding tRNA epoxyqueuosine(34) reductase QueG, producing the protein MSEINSIDLRELTNNIKAWGTALGFQQVGISDIDLHQHEAHLQAWLDKGYHGDMAYMESHGMKRARPAELVPGTLRVISVRMNYLPPDASFAQHLKAPHIGYISRYALGRDYHKVLRKRLKQLGEKITASLADTQYRPFVDSAPVLEHAIAEKAGIGWTGKHSLTLNKDAGSWFFLGELFINVPLPVDSPIEEGCGSCTACLTICPTNAIVEPYKVDGRKCISYLTIESDKDIPEELRPLMGNRIYGCDDCQLVCPWNRFANITEEEDFHPRTVLHGQSLNTLFSWSEETFLQNTEGSPIRRIGYQKWQRNIAVALGNAPYNEESIKLLKERHGTVSELVDRHIDWALQQQQKKQAAYEAQNRQQQRLIRVIEKGLPRDA; encoded by the coding sequence ATGTCCGAAATTAATTCTATCGACCTTCGTGAATTAACCAACAATATCAAGGCTTGGGGTACAGCGCTAGGCTTTCAGCAGGTTGGCATCAGTGATATTGATCTACATCAGCATGAAGCCCACCTTCAAGCCTGGTTAGACAAGGGGTATCACGGTGACATGGCTTATATGGAAAGCCATGGAATGAAGCGTGCTCGGCCCGCTGAGTTAGTGCCTGGCACGTTAAGAGTTATCAGTGTTCGCATGAACTACCTTCCTCCTGATGCGTCGTTCGCTCAACATTTAAAAGCGCCCCACATTGGCTATATTAGCCGCTATGCACTAGGCCGCGATTATCACAAGGTGTTAAGAAAACGATTAAAACAGCTAGGTGAGAAAATTACCGCTTCACTTGCAGATACTCAGTACCGCCCTTTTGTAGATTCCGCCCCCGTACTAGAGCATGCTATCGCTGAAAAAGCCGGTATAGGGTGGACCGGCAAACATAGTCTTACGCTCAATAAAGACGCGGGCTCGTGGTTCTTTCTAGGAGAGCTTTTTATCAATGTGCCGCTCCCTGTGGACTCGCCAATTGAAGAAGGCTGCGGTAGCTGCACAGCCTGTTTAACTATTTGCCCCACTAACGCTATTGTCGAGCCTTACAAGGTAGACGGACGTAAATGTATTTCGTACCTTACTATCGAGTCTGATAAAGACATACCAGAAGAACTCAGACCCTTGATGGGCAACCGCATATACGGCTGTGATGATTGTCAGCTAGTGTGCCCTTGGAATCGGTTTGCTAACATTACCGAAGAGGAAGACTTCCACCCTAGAACAGTGCTTCATGGCCAAAGCTTAAATACATTATTTAGTTGGTCAGAGGAAACCTTTTTACAAAACACCGAAGGCTCACCGATAAGGCGTATAGGCTATCAAAAATGGCAGCGTAATATTGCTGTTGCACTCGGTAACGCGCCTTACAACGAAGAAAGTATTAAGCTGTTAAAAGAAAGACATGGCACGGTGAGTGAGTTGGTAGACAGACACATCGATTGGGCATTGCAGCAACAACAAAAAAAACAGGCGGCCTATGAAGCACAAAACCGACAGCAGCAGCGACTCATTCGAGTGATTGAGAAAGGTTTGCCGAGGGACGCATAA
- the hemE gene encoding uroporphyrinogen decarboxylase — protein sequence MSQNVPSVDKPALKNDRYLRALLKQPVDVTPVWMMRQAGRYLPEYKATRAVAGDFMSLCKNAELACEVTLQPLRRFPLDAAILFSDILTIPDAMGLGLYFETGEGPRFKNPITCKADVDKIGLPDPEGELQYVMNAVRTIRRELKGEVPLIGFSGSPWTLATYMIEGGSSKAFTKIKKMAFAEPATLHALLAKLADSVTEYLNAQIAAGAQSVMVFDTWGGVLSPRDYKEFSLQYMERIVSGLTRENEGRKVPVTLFTKNGGMWLESIAATGCDAVGLDWTIDIKEARARIGDKVALQGNMDPSMLYAQPQRIEQEVASILEGYGEGSGHVFNLGHGIHLDVPPENAGVFVNAVHELSKQYHK from the coding sequence ATGTCGCAAAATGTCCCCAGTGTTGATAAACCCGCGTTAAAGAACGATCGCTATTTACGTGCGTTACTTAAACAGCCGGTAGATGTCACACCTGTATGGATGATGCGACAAGCTGGGCGTTATCTTCCTGAATACAAAGCAACTCGCGCGGTGGCGGGTGATTTCATGTCGCTTTGTAAAAATGCTGAACTTGCGTGTGAAGTTACGCTTCAACCTTTGCGTCGTTTTCCCCTTGATGCAGCCATTCTTTTTTCTGATATTTTGACTATTCCCGATGCCATGGGACTAGGTCTTTACTTCGAAACGGGTGAAGGCCCGCGCTTTAAGAATCCTATCACCTGCAAAGCTGATGTAGACAAAATTGGTCTTCCAGATCCAGAAGGCGAATTACAGTATGTAATGAACGCGGTTAGAACTATTCGTCGCGAACTGAAAGGTGAGGTGCCACTAATCGGGTTCTCGGGAAGTCCATGGACGCTCGCAACCTACATGATTGAAGGTGGCTCTAGTAAAGCATTCACTAAAATTAAAAAGATGGCCTTTGCTGAGCCTGCCACGCTTCATGCGCTATTAGCAAAGCTCGCCGATTCGGTTACCGAGTACCTTAACGCACAAATTGCGGCAGGTGCGCAATCGGTCATGGTCTTTGATACATGGGGTGGCGTTTTATCACCTCGCGATTACAAAGAATTCTCGCTTCAATATATGGAGCGTATTGTAAGTGGTCTAACTCGTGAAAATGAAGGCCGCAAAGTGCCAGTAACACTGTTTACTAAAAACGGTGGCATGTGGCTAGAGTCTATCGCAGCAACAGGCTGTGATGCAGTTGGCTTAGATTGGACTATCGATATCAAAGAAGCCCGTGCACGTATTGGTGATAAGGTGGCGCTACAAGGCAATATGGACCCGTCTATGTTATATGCACAGCCTCAAAGAATAGAGCAAGAAGTGGCTTCAATTCTAGAGGGTTACGGCGAAGGCAGTGGTCATGTATTTAACTTAGGACACGGCATCCACTTAGATGTTCCGCCTGAGAATGCCGGCGTATTCGTAAATGCAGTTCACGAATTAAGTAAGCAATATCACAAATAA
- the nudC gene encoding NAD(+) diphosphatase, producing MMIKLDEMKLTSQQAMWVVFSRGKIVIQESSESIPVAYLSEIPFLASYIDDIHQLPPLNETAQRDMPVFVVDLGAEHIEEPGWERVSLRQLLFADYENAFSVIGRAWQYIHFLRTHQFCGQCGAKTERVDWEMAMHCHRCQHRSYPRVSPCIIVSIHNNEKILLAKGVRHRESNMYSTLAGFVESGESLEQAVHREVFEEVGVEVKNLRYYSSQPWPFPHSLMVGFIAEYERGEIRCQENEIDDAQWFDINDLPTIPPKISIAGQLIAETVSLITDK from the coding sequence ATGATGATAAAGTTAGATGAAATGAAATTAACCTCACAGCAAGCTATGTGGGTGGTATTTAGTCGCGGTAAAATCGTGATCCAAGAATCATCTGAGTCTATTCCTGTCGCCTATTTAAGTGAAATTCCTTTTCTTGCTTCTTATATAGATGATATTCATCAGTTGCCGCCGCTTAATGAGACCGCGCAGCGTGATATGCCTGTTTTTGTCGTTGATTTAGGGGCCGAGCATATTGAAGAGCCTGGCTGGGAGCGCGTGTCGTTGCGACAGCTTCTTTTTGCAGATTACGAAAATGCTTTTTCGGTAATTGGTAGAGCTTGGCAGTACATTCACTTTCTGCGTACCCATCAATTTTGCGGTCAATGCGGCGCAAAAACAGAACGAGTTGATTGGGAAATGGCCATGCACTGTCACCGCTGCCAGCATCGCAGCTATCCGAGAGTATCGCCGTGTATTATTGTTTCTATTCACAATAATGAGAAAATTCTTTTGGCCAAAGGCGTTCGCCACCGCGAGTCTAATATGTACTCAACCTTAGCTGGCTTCGTTGAAAGTGGAGAGAGTCTTGAGCAAGCGGTACATCGGGAAGTGTTTGAAGAAGTAGGCGTAGAGGTTAAAAACCTGCGTTACTACAGCAGTCAGCCGTGGCCGTTCCCACACTCTTTGATGGTAGGCTTTATTGCTGAATATGAAAGGGGGGAGATTCGTTGTCAGGAAAACGAGATAGACGATGCACAGTGGTTTGATATCAACGATCTTCCTACTATTCCACCGAAGATATCCATTGCCGGGCAGTTAATAGCAGAAACCGTGTCGCTGATCACAGACAAATAA
- a CDS encoding Rsd/AlgQ family anti-sigma factor has protein sequence MLQQLESVKSRWGGKSQVVDRWLMDRQALLVSFCELAGINKQSESLPDADEIANFCSALLDYLSAGHFEVFDILVEDDDEGLDLKDKLYPKLTKTTDAALAFNDTFAQAVTPEQAAGFDAALAQLGETLEERFALEDELIAHVHTNKRDPEVTL, from the coding sequence ATGTTGCAACAGTTAGAAAGCGTTAAATCCAGATGGGGTGGAAAAAGCCAAGTAGTTGACCGCTGGTTGATGGACAGACAGGCATTATTGGTCTCGTTCTGTGAACTAGCTGGCATCAACAAGCAGAGCGAATCTTTACCCGATGCCGATGAGATTGCTAATTTTTGCAGCGCACTACTCGATTATCTGTCTGCAGGGCACTTTGAAGTTTTCGATATTCTCGTAGAAGACGACGACGAAGGCCTTGATTTAAAAGATAAGCTTTACCCCAAATTGACAAAAACCACCGACGCAGCACTCGCATTTAATGATACGTTTGCGCAAGCAGTAACACCTGAGCAGGCCGCTGGGTTTGACGCTGCATTAGCTCAGCTCGGTGAAACATTAGAAGAGCGCTTTGCCTTGGAAGATGAGTTAATTGCTCATGTACACACAAATAAACGTGATCCAGAAGTAACGCTTTAA
- a CDS encoding transcriptional repressor, with the protein MNKTTLIHKARAYCEQRGARFTPLREKVYEILVSKHGPMGAYELLDSLKETESSAKPATVYRALDFLLDFGFIHRLESTNAFVACYHFGCNHPVQFLICDSCGDVAEIQSEGLQDTLESQAQQHGFKVSKQTIEAHGLCADCQQTEDHAAQESVNEC; encoded by the coding sequence ATGAACAAAACCACACTTATTCATAAGGCACGAGCGTACTGCGAACAACGCGGCGCCAGATTTACTCCGCTTCGAGAGAAAGTATACGAAATTCTTGTTTCAAAGCACGGCCCCATGGGTGCTTATGAACTTCTCGACTCTTTAAAAGAAACAGAATCTAGTGCCAAACCAGCGACAGTCTATCGCGCCCTCGACTTCCTACTCGACTTTGGGTTTATTCATCGGCTGGAGTCTACTAACGCTTTTGTAGCCTGCTACCATTTTGGTTGTAACCACCCCGTTCAGTTCTTAATTTGTGATAGCTGCGGCGACGTAGCTGAGATACAGTCTGAAGGATTACAAGACACACTAGAGAGTCAAGCTCAGCAGCATGGCTTCAAAGTATCGAAACAAACTATTGAGGCCCATGGATTGTGCGCCGATTGTCAACAAACGGAAGATCACGCTGCCCAGGAGAGTGTAAATGAATGCTGA
- a CDS encoding chemotaxis protein CheX, translating to MNADFVNPFIGGLLNVLETMAQTKLTPGKPKRKQSDIAKGDVSGLIGMVGPDVRGSMSITFDESLALTIMERMVGERPEKLDAEVGDMVGEVTNMICGNAKRDLAERGYEFGMATPIVVSGKQHTISHQVDGAKIILPFMCDEGLAHLEICFDK from the coding sequence ATGAATGCTGATTTTGTGAACCCGTTTATTGGTGGGCTGTTAAATGTGCTTGAAACCATGGCACAAACCAAGCTAACGCCGGGAAAGCCGAAACGTAAGCAGAGCGATATTGCCAAAGGCGATGTCTCTGGCTTGATTGGCATGGTAGGTCCTGACGTACGGGGCTCAATGTCTATTACTTTTGATGAGTCGCTAGCCCTTACCATTATGGAAAGAATGGTAGGAGAACGCCCTGAGAAACTCGACGCAGAAGTGGGCGATATGGTGGGCGAGGTCACCAACATGATTTGCGGTAACGCAAAACGGGACCTTGCTGAACGCGGTTATGAGTTCGGCATGGCCACGCCTATTGTCGTGTCGGGAAAGCAACACACGATAAGCCACCAAGTAGACGGTGCAAAAATTATTCTGCCTTTCATGTGCGATGAAGGGCTCGCGCACTTGGAAATCTGTTTTGATAAATAA
- a CDS encoding secondary thiamine-phosphate synthase enzyme YjbQ gives MINNFWQSEKITLDSYPRGFHLITQQVEAALPGIRRVEVGLLHLFLQHTSASLTINENADPTVRQDMEAFFNHSVKEELSFFRHTYEGKDDMPAHLKSSILGCQLTIPVQQGALALGTWQGIMLGEHRDHGGRRTIIATLQGIAA, from the coding sequence TTGATAAATAATTTCTGGCAGTCTGAAAAAATTACACTCGACAGCTATCCCAGAGGTTTCCACTTAATCACACAACAAGTGGAAGCCGCGCTACCTGGTATTCGTCGTGTGGAAGTTGGGCTTTTACATTTATTTCTTCAGCACACCAGTGCGAGCTTAACCATTAATGAAAATGCCGACCCTACTGTTCGACAAGATATGGAGGCTTTCTTCAACCATAGTGTAAAGGAAGAGCTTTCTTTTTTCAGGCATACTTATGAAGGTAAAGATGATATGCCAGCTCACCTAAAATCGAGTATACTAGGGTGTCAGCTTACTATTCCTGTCCAACAAGGCGCACTTGCGCTTGGCACATGGCAGGGTATCATGCTCGGTGAACACCGAGATCATGGTGGAAGACGAACAATTATTGCCACATTACAAGGGATCGCAGCCTAA
- a CDS encoding OmpA family protein, with protein MKRHFKMAALSLAVLSSTSAFAQDSSEPEYKNWFGLSGMYYNTDDSRPLSLTEDGVYDDGRGVAFEYGFRFTQSWAARVEFTALDLDYVGGGDESGEMVGVDALYFMPDDAWFVFGGVKRQAVGESTTLGNIGIGKHWDIHEDVKLVTEIAAYHDFGEDYNDYSIKLGIAVPFGKSTPSAPKDSDNDGVVDGKDQCPMTPAGVRVDATGCSVDNDNDGVLNSVDQCPNTPAGTKVDATGCAIKDADNDGVVDSKDMCPDTAAGVKVDAKGCTVFDEETVEITLRVLFDNESAVVKMPKDPEISEFAEFMKQYPSTTAVIEGHTSAPGSEAYNMDLSDRRAANFKEVMVDMYGIDSSRLDTIGYGETRLLDEGNNAEAHRVNRRISVTVKDTVKVPEEK; from the coding sequence ATGAAACGACACTTTAAAATGGCAGCGCTATCTCTTGCTGTGCTTTCTTCAACCAGTGCGTTCGCACAAGATTCTTCTGAGCCAGAGTACAAAAACTGGTTTGGTCTATCTGGCATGTACTACAACACTGACGACTCTCGTCCACTTTCTTTAACTGAAGACGGTGTTTATGATGACGGTCGCGGCGTAGCTTTTGAATACGGTTTCCGTTTCACTCAAAGCTGGGCAGCACGTGTTGAATTTACAGCACTTGATCTTGACTACGTAGGCGGCGGCGACGAAAGCGGTGAAATGGTTGGCGTAGATGCGCTATATTTCATGCCTGACGACGCATGGTTCGTATTTGGTGGTGTTAAACGCCAAGCAGTAGGTGAGTCAACAACACTAGGTAACATTGGTATCGGTAAACACTGGGACATACATGAAGATGTTAAGCTAGTAACTGAAATCGCGGCTTACCACGACTTTGGTGAAGACTACAACGACTACAGCATCAAGTTAGGTATTGCAGTACCATTCGGTAAATCAACGCCTTCAGCGCCTAAAGACAGCGACAACGATGGTGTTGTAGACGGTAAAGACCAGTGCCCAATGACACCAGCAGGTGTTCGTGTTGATGCAACTGGCTGTAGCGTAGACAATGACAACGATGGTGTACTAAACAGTGTTGACCAATGTCCTAATACACCTGCAGGCACTAAAGTAGACGCTACTGGCTGTGCAATTAAAGATGCAGACAACGATGGCGTTGTAGATAGCAAAGACATGTGCCCAGATACTGCTGCTGGTGTTAAAGTAGACGCTAAAGGCTGTACAGTATTTGACGAAGAGACAGTAGAAATTACACTACGCGTTCTTTTCGACAACGAAAGTGCTGTTGTTAAAATGCCTAAAGATCCAGAAATTTCAGAATTTGCTGAGTTCATGAAGCAGTATCCTTCAACCACTGCGGTAATTGAAGGTCACACTTCTGCACCAGGTTCTGAAGCATACAACATGGACCTTTCTGACCGTCGTGCTGCTAACTTCAAAGAAGTAATGGTAGACATGTATGGTATCGATTCTTCTCGCTTAGATACAATCGGTTACGGCGAAACTCGTCTTCTTGACGAAGGTAACAACGCCGAAGCTCATCGTGTAAACCGTCGCATTTCAGTGACAGTTAAAGACACGGTTAAAGTACCTGAAGAGAAATAA
- the dnaB gene encoding replicative DNA helicase translates to MASASKNDNNVEKLKVPPHSIEAEQSVLGSMLIDPESWDKVAELVTDNDFYNRSHQIIFRAITRLLNSSQPIDLITVSEELEKHDELEDAGGFAYLGELAKNTPSSANVVSYAQIISERAITRELIGVAHEIAEVGYNPEGRDSADILDLAESKVFEIAERRTGENEGPRDVESVLGKTIDRLEELVKTNKEVTGVTTGFTDLDKMTSGMQPSDLIIVAARPSMGKTTFAMNLIENAMMAEEKPVLVFSLEMPSEQIMMRMLASLSRVDQTKIRTAQLDDEDWARISNTMAMLKDKDSLFVDDSSGLTPMDVRSRARKLARERGGISLIMVDYLQLMRVPSLSDNRTLEIAEISRSLKALAKELEVPVVALSQLNRTLEQRADKRPVNSDLRESGSIEQDADLIMFIYRDEVYHENSEYKGIAEIIIGKQRNGPIGTCRLTFQGQFSRFDNYAGPAIADDY, encoded by the coding sequence GTGGCGTCTGCGTCTAAAAACGACAATAATGTCGAAAAATTGAAGGTTCCACCTCATAGTATAGAGGCTGAGCAGTCCGTTTTAGGCAGTATGCTCATCGACCCAGAAAGCTGGGATAAGGTTGCCGAGCTCGTTACCGATAACGATTTTTACAATCGTTCACACCAAATTATCTTCCGGGCTATCACTCGCTTACTTAACAGTAGCCAGCCTATAGACCTTATTACCGTGTCTGAAGAGCTTGAAAAGCATGACGAGCTTGAAGATGCTGGTGGCTTTGCTTATCTAGGCGAACTCGCGAAAAATACCCCAAGCTCTGCAAACGTGGTGTCGTACGCGCAAATTATTAGCGAACGCGCTATTACTCGCGAGCTTATTGGTGTAGCCCATGAAATTGCTGAAGTAGGGTATAACCCAGAAGGCAGGGATAGTGCCGATATACTCGACCTTGCTGAAAGTAAAGTCTTTGAAATTGCCGAGCGTCGAACCGGTGAGAACGAAGGCCCTCGAGACGTCGAGTCTGTGCTAGGAAAGACAATTGATCGTCTTGAAGAGTTAGTTAAAACCAATAAAGAGGTTACCGGTGTAACAACGGGCTTTACTGACTTGGATAAAATGACCAGTGGTATGCAGCCATCGGACCTAATCATTGTAGCGGCCCGTCCATCGATGGGTAAAACAACGTTCGCCATGAACTTGATTGAAAACGCGATGATGGCAGAAGAAAAGCCGGTACTTGTTTTCAGTCTGGAGATGCCCTCGGAACAAATCATGATGCGTATGTTGGCTTCATTAAGCCGCGTCGATCAAACCAAAATTCGTACCGCTCAGTTGGATGACGAAGACTGGGCCCGCATTTCTAATACCATGGCGATGCTAAAAGACAAAGATAGTTTATTTGTCGATGATTCTTCCGGCCTAACGCCTATGGATGTGCGAAGCCGAGCCCGTAAACTCGCACGAGAGCGCGGTGGTATTAGTCTTATCATGGTGGATTACCTTCAGTTAATGCGTGTGCCTTCTCTTAGCGATAACCGTACGCTAGAAATTGCGGAGATTTCACGCTCACTGAAAGCACTGGCTAAAGAGCTAGAAGTGCCGGTTGTGGCACTTTCTCAGCTTAACCGTACGCTAGAGCAACGTGCCGATAAACGCCCAGTTAACTCTGACCTTCGTGAATCCGGTTCAATTGAGCAGGATGCCGACCTTATTATGTTTATCTACCGTGATGAGGTATATCACGAAAACAGTGAATATAAAGGCATTGCGGAAATTATTATCGGTAAACAGCGTAACGGCCCTATCGGTACTTGTCGCTTAACCTTCCAAGGCCAGTTTTCACGCTTTGATAACTACGCGGGTCCCGCGATAGCCGACGACTACTAA